The genomic window GCCGACCCGCTCAAGGGCTTCGTGCCGGTGCAGCGCAAACTCGACCGGGGCGACGCGCTGTCCACGTTCATCCGCCACGAGTCCAGCGGCCTCTTCGCCGTGCCGGGTGGTCCGAAGAGCGGCGAGTACGTGGGTCAGCGGCTGCTCGAATCCTGACGGGAGACGTGAGGGGAACGAGCGGCCGTCGTGGTGGTCATGGTGGTGGTCATCGTGGTGGGAAACGCGACGGGATTCGCGACAGGCGGGAGCGCACTAGGGTGACGAGTATGTCCGCCACGCGCTACACCTACCTCGGCCCCGAGGGCACCTTCACCGAGGCCGCCCTGCGCACGCTCCCGGAGGCCGCGACACGCGAGCTCGTGCCGATGGTGTCCGTTCCGGCCGCGCTCGACGCCGTGCGCAACGGGGAGGCCGCGGCCGCGCTCGTACCGATCGAGAACTCGGTGGAGGGCGGTGTCACCGCGACCCTCGACGAGCTGGCGTCCGGCGAGCCGCTGATGATCTACCGCGAGGTGCTGCTGCCGATCGCCTTCGCGCTGCTCGTACGGCCGGGCACCAAGCTGTCGGACGTGAAGACGGTGACCGGTCACCCGGTCGCCCAACCGCAGGTACGGAACTGGCTGCGCGCCCATCTGCCCGACGCCCTGTGGGAGTCGGCGGCGTCGAACGCGGACGGCGCGCGGCTGGTTCAGGAAGGCCGGTTCGACGCGGCCTTCGCGGGGGAGTTCGCGGCGGCCACGTACGGACTCGAACCGCTGGTCACCGAGATCCACGACGCGGAGAACGCGGAGACACGCTTCGTGCTGGTCGGCCGCCCGGCCCGGCCCGCGGCCCCGACCGGGGTGGACAAGACATCGGTGGTCATCTGGCAGCGCGACGACCATCCGGGCGCTCTGCTGGAGCTGCTCCAGGAGTTCGCGGTGCGCGGGGTCAACCTGATGCTGCTCCAGTCACGACCGACGGGTGCGGGAATCGGGAACTACTGCTTCGCGATCGACGCCGAGGGCCATATCGCGGACCGGCGGGTCGGCGAGGCGCTGATGGGGCTCAAGCGGATCTGCCCGAAGGTGCGGTTCCTCGGGTCGTATCCGCAGGCGGGCGTGGACACGGCTGCCGCGGCGGAGCAGGGGCAGGGGCAGGGGCAGGGAAGCGGTGGACGCGCCCTGCGGCCCGGGACCTCGGACGCGGAGTTCGTGGACGCGGCGGAATGGCTGGCCCGCTGCCAGGACGGCCGGGCGTAAGCAGCCGCGCGTAGCAGCCGGAGCTGGGGCGACCGGGCCGGCAGCCGGCTCCTGACAGCCGCTGCGGTGCGGTGTCGCCACTGCGGGCGCATGGGCCACCCCACCCGTCGGCGTGAACGCGGCCCTGCGGGGCGACGGCCGGGCGTAACCCCACGTTTTCTTTTTCCGTGCCCTGGACGGTTCCGTCCGCGCGATCTTCCTACTTTCCGTTACCCACAGAGTTATCCACAGGGCTGCTTCTCGACCTGGGGACAAGTCGACAACACAAGCCGACATGGTAGACAAATCGGTTCACTCACCCCGCAAGTGTCCACAGCACCCCGCGTCGTCCGTGTCAGCTCAATTCCTTTGATCAACTCTTTGGAGCGAGAAGCAATGAGGAATTCCCACTCGAATGAGCACCAAGGTCGGGTTTGGGACGAGAATCCTCAGACCACCGGGCGACATTCGGAATGATCAATTCCGTAGTCCACAGATCATTCGCACACCCTGTGGATAACTCCCCGAAGCGTCCCGCTCCTGTGGACAACGGCCGCCGACTTCCGCACCCCACACGGGAAAGCGGTCAACGAGAGGCGGCACTTGCCCCATTTCGGCGACCGGCACCCATTCCTTGACAGATGTCGATCCGGATTTACCGCGACTTTCCTCAAGTCGGGCATTTAGGGCAAAGTGACACGCAACCAATATCAACTGGGGAGCGGGGAGTCCGCACCGGTAGCCTGGTGGGGTGATTGACCTTCGCCTGCTCCGTGAGGACCCCGACCGTGTTCGCGCCTCCCAGCGCGCCCGTGGAGAGGACGTCGCACTCGTCGACGCCCTGCTCTCCGCCGACGAGCGGCGCAGGTCGTCGGGCGTCCGCTTCGACGAACTCCGCTCCGAGCAGAAGTCGCTCGGCAAGCTCATCCCCAAGGCGTCCCCGGAGGAGCGCGCCGAGCTGCTGAAGCGGGCCGAGCAGCTGAAGACCGACGTCAAGGCCGCCGAGGCCGAGCAGAACGACGCCGACGAGGAGACCCGCCGGCTCCTGCTCCAGCTGGGCAACCTGGTCCACCCGGACGTCCCGGTCGGCGGCGAGGAGGACTTCGTCGTCCTGGAGACGCACGGCACGATCCGCGACTTCGGCGCCGAGGGCTTCGAGCCCAAGGACCACCTGGAGCTCGGCGAGGCGCTGGGCGCGATCGACGTCGAGCGCGGCGCGAAGGTCTCGGGCTCGCGCTTCTACTACCTGACGGGCGTCGGCGCCCTGCTGGAGCTGGCGCTCGTCAACGCCGCGATCGCGCAGGCGACGGATGCCGGCTTCATCCCGATGCTGACCCCGGCGCTGGTCCGCCCGCGCGCCATGGAGGGGACGGGCTTCCTCGGCCAGGCCGCGGAGAACGTGTACCACCTGGAGAAGGACGACTTCTATCTCGTCGGCACGTCCGAGGTCCCGCTCGCGGCGTACCACATGGACGAGATCCTCGACGCCGACAAGCTCCCGCTGCGGTACGCGGGCTTCTCGCCGTGCTACCGCCGCGAGGCCGGTACGTACGGCAAGGACACGCGTGGCATCTTCCGCGTCCACCAGTTCGACAAGGTCGAGATGTTCTCGTACATCGACCCGGACGACGCCGAGAACGAGCACAAGCGGCTCCTGGAGTGGGAGAAGCAGTGGCTGACCGGCCTGGAGCTGCCGTTCCAGGTGATCGACGTGGCGTCCGGCGACCTCGGTGCCTCCGCCTCGCGCAAGTACGACTGCGAGGCGTGGATCCCGACCCAGGGCAAGTACCGCGAGCTGACGTCGGCGTCGAACTGCGACGGCTTCCAGGCGCGCCGGCTGTCGGTACGGATGCGGGAGGGCAAGCAGGTCAAGCCGCTCGCGACGCTGAACGGCACGCTGTGCGCCGTGCCGCGCACGATCGTGGCGATCCTGGAGAACCACCAGCTGGCGGACGGTTCGGTGCGCGTACCCGAAATGCTGCGGCCCTACCTGGGCGGCCGTGAGGTTCTGGAGCCGATCGCCAAGTGAGTTTTCCGTACCGCCTGGTCGCGACGGACCTCGACGGAACGCTGCTGCGCTCCGACGACACCGTCTCGGAGCGCACACGCGACGCGCTCACCGCCGCCGCGGCGGCGGGCGCCGCGCACATCGTCGTGACCGGGCGTGCCGTCCCGTGGACCCGGCACATCCTGGACGACCTGGGCTACCAGGGGCTGGCCGTCTGCGGGCAGGGTGCGCAGGTCTACCACGCGGGTGAGCACAAACTGCTGACGTCGGTGACCCTGGACCGGCAGCTGGCCGGGCTCGCGCTGGCGAAGCTGGAGGCGGAGGTCGGCCCGCTGGCGCTCGCGGCGAGCCGGGACGGACTCGACGGCGAGGTCATCGCGGGCCCGGGCTACCAGGTCCAGGAAGGTCCGCTTCCGATCCGGTCGTTCACCGACCCGGGCGAGCTGTGGGCGGCCCCGCTCAACAAGGTCTACATCCAGCACCCCGAGCTCGACGACGACACCCTCGCGCGCATCGCGCGCCAGACGTCCGGCGGCCTCGTGGACGTGGTCATGGCAGGGGCCGGCATCGTCGAGATCCTCCCCCTGGGACTGAGCAAGGCGACCGGCCTCTCCCTGGCGGCCCGCCGGCTCGGGATGAAGTCCTCGCAGACGATCGCGTTCGGCGACATGCCCAACGACATCCCGATGTTCGCCTGGTCCGCCCACGGCGTGGC from Streptomyces sp. FIT100 includes these protein-coding regions:
- the pheA gene encoding prephenate dehydratase encodes the protein MSATRYTYLGPEGTFTEAALRTLPEAATRELVPMVSVPAALDAVRNGEAAAALVPIENSVEGGVTATLDELASGEPLMIYREVLLPIAFALLVRPGTKLSDVKTVTGHPVAQPQVRNWLRAHLPDALWESAASNADGARLVQEGRFDAAFAGEFAAATYGLEPLVTEIHDAENAETRFVLVGRPARPAAPTGVDKTSVVIWQRDDHPGALLELLQEFAVRGVNLMLLQSRPTGAGIGNYCFAIDAEGHIADRRVGEALMGLKRICPKVRFLGSYPQAGVDTAAAAEQGQGQGQGSGGRALRPGTSDAEFVDAAEWLARCQDGRA
- the serS gene encoding serine--tRNA ligase — its product is MIDLRLLREDPDRVRASQRARGEDVALVDALLSADERRRSSGVRFDELRSEQKSLGKLIPKASPEERAELLKRAEQLKTDVKAAEAEQNDADEETRRLLLQLGNLVHPDVPVGGEEDFVVLETHGTIRDFGAEGFEPKDHLELGEALGAIDVERGAKVSGSRFYYLTGVGALLELALVNAAIAQATDAGFIPMLTPALVRPRAMEGTGFLGQAAENVYHLEKDDFYLVGTSEVPLAAYHMDEILDADKLPLRYAGFSPCYRREAGTYGKDTRGIFRVHQFDKVEMFSYIDPDDAENEHKRLLEWEKQWLTGLELPFQVIDVASGDLGASASRKYDCEAWIPTQGKYRELTSASNCDGFQARRLSVRMREGKQVKPLATLNGTLCAVPRTIVAILENHQLADGSVRVPEMLRPYLGGREVLEPIAK
- a CDS encoding HAD family hydrolase — encoded protein: MSFPYRLVATDLDGTLLRSDDTVSERTRDALTAAAAAGAAHIVVTGRAVPWTRHILDDLGYQGLAVCGQGAQVYHAGEHKLLTSVTLDRQLAGLALAKLEAEVGPLALAASRDGLDGEVIAGPGYQVQEGPLPIRSFTDPGELWAAPLNKVYIQHPELDDDTLARIARQTSGGLVDVVMAGAGIVEILPLGLSKATGLSLAARRLGMKSSQTIAFGDMPNDIPMFAWSAHGVAMANAHDDLKAVAHEITASNEHDGIAVVLEQLLP